From Corvus moneduloides isolate bCorMon1 chromosome 2, bCorMon1.pri, whole genome shotgun sequence, one genomic window encodes:
- the CCNA1 gene encoding cyclin-A1, with amino-acid sequence MRRTGEKSRAGRRESCPAALRSSGGRAVLGVLTENGQQQRPGGQGTAVIKRFSGFENTIPSSRKDEVPNCMVSAASNQGFAIYVDDPEDKENYSCQVSEELELSHCELDTSAMTSSIHLLLDLSSGSPMVVDTSFQSQPEDHMEDVVTLAVGEYAEDIHQYLREAEVRFRPKPYYMKKQPDITTGMRAILVDWLVEVGEEYKLRTETLYLAVNFLDRFLSCMSVLRGKLQLVGTAAILLAAKYEEIYPPDVDEFVYITDDTYTKKQLLRMEHLLLKVLGFDLTAPTINQFLLQYIQRRKICMRTENFARYLAELSLLQADPLLKYLPSQIAAAAYCLANYTVNRSFWPETLAAFTGYSLNDIVPCLTDLHKACLDAPHCQLQAIKQKYKHPKYLQVSLLELPAVLPLH; translated from the exons ATGCGTCGCACCGGAGAGAAGAGCCGTGCGGGACGGCGGGAGTCCTGCCCCGCCGCCCTCCGCAGCAGCGGCGGCCGGGCCGTGCTGGGGGTGCTGACGGAGAacgggcagcagcagcggccCGGCGGCCAG GGTACTGCTGTTATCAAGCGCTTCTCTGGCTTTGAAAACACCATCCCTTCATCTAGAAAAGATGAAGTGCCCAACTGCATGGTCAGTGCTGCATCAAACCAAGGCTTTGCTATCTACGTAGATGACCCAGAAGATAAAGAAAACTATAGCTGCCAAGTGTCTGAAGAGCTGGAATTAAGCCACTGTGAACTGGATACTAGTGCAATGACATCCAGTATTCACCTACTGCTGGATCTGAGTTCAG GGTCTCCTATGGTAGTGGACACATCCTTCCAATCCCAGCCTGAGGATCACATGGAAGATGTTGTAACTCTGGCTGTGGGAGAGTATGCAGAAGACATTCATCAGTACCTCCGAGAGGCTGAA GTAAGATTTAGGCCCAAGCCCTACTACATGAAGAAGCAGCCAGATATCACGACAGGAATGCGTGCCATCCTGGTAGACTGGCTGGTGGAAGTAGGGGAAGAGTATAAACTTCGGACAGAGACTTTGTACTTGGCAGTGAACTTCCTGGACCGGTTTCTTTCCTGCATGTCTGTCCTCAGAGGGAAGCTGCAGCTCGTAGGAACAGCGGCAATTCTTCTGGCTGC GAAGTATGAAGAGATCTACCCACCAGATGTGGATGAATTTGTCTATATAACAGATGATACCTACACAAAGAAGCAGCTGCTAAGAATGGAACACTTGCTTCTCAAAGTGCTGGGTTTCGACCTAACAGCCCCGACCATCAACCAGTTCCTCCTTCAGTATATTCAGAGGCGTAAAATCTGTATGAGGACAGAGAACTTTGCAAGG TATCTTGCAGAGCTGAGTCTCCTTCAAGCTGATCCTCTTCTGAAGTACCTTCCTTCACAAATTGCTGCAGCAGCCTACTGTTTAGCAAACTATACGGTGAACAGATCATTCTGG CCAGAAACACTTGCTGCATTTACTGGATATTCATTAAATGATATAGTGCCTTGCCTGACTGACCTGCACAAAGCATGCCTTGATGCTCCCCATTGCCAGCTGCAAGCTATTAAGCAGAAGTATAAGCACCCAAA GTACCTGCAGGTGTCTCTTCTGGAGCTCCCAGCAGTTCTTCCTCTACACTAG